TTACTTGATCAGGCTAAACAAGAGTTGTCAGGTAATGACAATGAATATTATTTTGTTTATGTGCCTGACTGTGCTAAACAGCTAACAGTGAAGTTGTCTGGTGGTGAAGGTAATGCCAATCTTTATCTGAAAAAAGAGGGTTGGCCAAGTGCTACTGAGTATGACCAGATGTCGAATCAATCAGGTAATTCAGAACAAGTTGCTTTACAAACACCAGGTGCAGGTTATTACCATATAATGGTTGAGGCAGCACAGGCCTATTCAGGGCTTTCTTTAAGGGCAAGTTTAAATAATGGCTCTGATACGACGAATACACCTAATCCACCAAAGGATTGTGAAGCAAGTACAAGTGGTCGAGAAGATGAGCTGGATGGTTGTACACCTAAAGTAATTTCAGGGGCAACACCTGCTTATTATTATATTTATGTGCCTGCAGGTACTAAGCAGCTGCAATTAATAACATCTGGTGGTGAAGGTGATGTAGATATCTATGCTAATGATGAAGGATGGCCAACCGACTCTGAGCATCATTATTCATCGACTAATAATGGTACGACTGAGCAAATTTTAATAGAAGCACCAAAGGAAAATCATTATTATCACATTCTAGTAAAACCCAAAAATAGCTATAAAAATGTGACTATCAGAGCTAAACTAGCAAATTAACCTGTTAGTACACAGTTGCTCTCATAGAAACGAAAGGCCAGGTTATTCAACTTGGCCTTTTACTATTTGTTAATTTTTGCGTGCTATATTGAATCGGATTTGAGAGAAGGGTGCTTATCCCTAAAACTATTTGCTACATTAGTAGTGTTTTAATTTCTTAATGCTATTATTCTTTTGTTTAGCTGACATGTTTCTTTTTTATACTCCGCTATAAACTTTTTGCCCCACAGTAAGACCATCTATATTTAAAAATACTGAATACCCTTCCTTCAGATAAGCTTGGCTATAAATAGTGAAGTGCAGTTGAGGTAGTAGCATGGGAAAGGGAACAAAACTAAAGTTTAAGGCAAAAAGTGTAGAAGAGGCTCAGGGTAAAAGCAGGCTTCAACCCTGGAAAATATTATTAGTCGATGATGATGAAGATGTACATGTTGCAACTAAAATTGCTTTAAGTGGTTTAGTGTATAAACAGCGCAGTCTATCATTTATTAGTGCATATACAGCTGAAGAGGCAAAGGAAAAGGTTGAAGAACATACAGATATTGCTTTAGCTTTTGTTGATGTTGTAATGGAAACAGAAAGTGCAGGGCTTGATTTTGTTGAGTGGTTACGCAAGGTGCATCAAACCAAAGACATACGTGTTGTATTAAGGACTGGCCAACCAGGTCAAGCACCAGAAAAAAATGTTGTATTAGATTATGGCATTAATGACTACAAGGATAAGTCAGAACTGACCGCCGAAAGACTACTGACATCTACTATAACAGGGCTTCGGGGGTATGATGATATAATAGCAATCAAAAAATTGCTTGCTATTATGGACTGGAATCAAAAAGCGATAGTTTATGCTATGGCTACTTTATGTGAGAGTCGTGACCACCGGCTAGGTTCTCATGTGCAACGAGTAGCGGCGATGAGCAAAGCAATTGCACAAAAGCTGATGGAAATGAGGATAGAAAATGTAGATGAACATTTTATTGAGTTAGTTGAACTTGCTGCCACCCTTCATGATACAGGTAAAATTGCAGTTCCTGATTCTATTTTAAATGCACGACGGTCGTTGACAACTAAAGAGTTTGAGATCATGAAAACCCACTCAGTAGTAGGGTATCAAACTCTAGAAGGTGCTAGTCATTTTGTGCAAGAAGCTGGGCTATTAGGTATGGCTAAAGAGATTGCTCATTATCATCATGAGCATTGGGATGGCAACGGCTACCCGGATGGATTAATAGGTAGGGCAATTCCATTACCAGCAAGAATTGTTGCAGTGGCTGATGTATTTGATGCTTTAAGGGCTCAGCGACCTTATAAACCTCCTTGGCCATTTCAAAAAGCATTCGTTGAAGTGAGTGAAGAGAGCGGCTCTCATTTTGATCCAACAGTCGTACGAGCATTTATGGAAGTTGCTGCAGATGTCGACTCCAAACAAGTTTATGAATCCTTTAATTAAGTAAATTGCATATCTAATGCCCCAGCTTACAGTTATTGATCAAATATGGATGCTTATTTGTGCTGCGCTTGTTTTTACTATGCAGCTGGGATTTACTTCACTTGAAGCAGGTATTACTCGGTCAAAAAATACTATTAATGTTGCCATGAAAAATGCAACTGACTTAGTAATATCAGTCGCTGCTTTTTGGCTGGTAGGCTACAGCTTGATGTATGGAGATAGTTTTTATGGATTGGTGGGGCTTGATACATTTGCTTTATATGAGTATGGCAGCTCCAGTGAAATAATTATATTTTTCTTTCAGGCAATGTTCTGTGCGACAGCTGTTACTTTAATGTCAGGAGCAGTAGCTGAACGCCTTAGATACCGTGGTTTTATTTTTATTGCCATGATTATTTCATTAGTGATTTATCCTCTGTTTGGTCATTGGGCATGGCATACTGATAATTCACAACAAGGTTGGTTGGCGGCGCTAGGGTTTTATGAT
The window above is part of the Spartinivicinus poritis genome. Proteins encoded here:
- a CDS encoding HD-GYP domain-containing protein; its protein translation is MGKGTKLKFKAKSVEEAQGKSRLQPWKILLVDDDEDVHVATKIALSGLVYKQRSLSFISAYTAEEAKEKVEEHTDIALAFVDVVMETESAGLDFVEWLRKVHQTKDIRVVLRTGQPGQAPEKNVVLDYGINDYKDKSELTAERLLTSTITGLRGYDDIIAIKKLLAIMDWNQKAIVYAMATLCESRDHRLGSHVQRVAAMSKAIAQKLMEMRIENVDEHFIELVELAATLHDTGKIAVPDSILNARRSLTTKEFEIMKTHSVVGYQTLEGASHFVQEAGLLGMAKEIAHYHHEHWDGNGYPDGLIGRAIPLPARIVAVADVFDALRAQRPYKPPWPFQKAFVEVSEESGSHFDPTVVRAFMEVAADVDSKQVYESFN